Proteins found in one Methylobacter sp. S3L5C genomic segment:
- a CDS encoding molybdopterin-binding protein, with protein sequence MKTSARNQFSGTVSEVLIGAVNAEVHIGLKGGEIIVASITKESAETLNIKTGTEAIALVKAPQIIIVTDFGGYRVSARNQLPGTVTLVKSGAVNTEIDIESTGGEQITATVTNDSVETLGLRKGQAVTAIFKAGAVILAVAK encoded by the coding sequence ATGAAAACAAGTGCACGTAATCAATTTAGTGGAACCGTCAGTGAAGTACTTATCGGCGCAGTCAATGCAGAAGTTCATATTGGCTTGAAGGGCGGAGAAATCATCGTAGCCTCAATTACCAAGGAATCTGCCGAAACTTTGAACATCAAGACCGGAACTGAAGCCATTGCCTTGGTCAAGGCTCCACAAATCATCATCGTCACTGATTTTGGCGGCTATCGTGTTTCTGCACGTAATCAGCTACCAGGCACGGTAACCCTGGTTAAATCTGGCGCAGTCAACACCGAAATCGACATTGAGTCAACGGGCGGCGAGCAAATTACTGCTACCGTTACCAACGACAGCGTCGAAACACTGGGTTTACGCAAAGGCCAAGCTGTCACCGCTATCTTTAAAGCAGGCGCCGTGATTCTGGCTGTCGCCAAATAA
- a CDS encoding TOBE domain-containing protein: MILALSRIHNLDNDMQKKQQDSIAMPWVEGELRLVGGLDSRMIGLLRAIQQSGSINQAAKQVGLSYKGAWQMIERANNLAPKVLISTATGGSKGGGTCLTTAGQSLLQLFTRLEQQHEQFLQQLNQGLANDPDVQMLLKRLVIKTSATNQLFGTITAIQNGAVNAEVLVELKGGEQLVATLTLTGLKHLELCIGGDVVLLINDPEIIVITDSDSYVLSARNCLRGTVIRMQYDGVDAEVVINLPSGDSLVATITQASAEALGLKPGISACTVFKSNAVIIGAI; encoded by the coding sequence ATGATTTTGGCTCTTTCAAGGATTCATAATCTGGATAATGACATGCAAAAAAAACAGCAAGACAGTATAGCCATGCCTTGGGTTGAGGGTGAATTGCGTTTGGTTGGTGGGCTGGATAGTCGCATGATCGGCTTGTTGAGGGCCATACAGCAAAGTGGTTCCATCAATCAGGCCGCCAAGCAAGTAGGATTAAGCTACAAAGGTGCTTGGCAGATGATTGAGCGTGCCAATAATCTTGCTCCCAAAGTATTGATTAGCACCGCTACCGGCGGCAGCAAGGGCGGAGGAACCTGCCTGACCACGGCTGGTCAATCGCTACTGCAGTTGTTTACCCGACTGGAGCAGCAGCATGAGCAATTTTTACAGCAACTCAATCAGGGTTTGGCCAACGATCCTGATGTGCAAATGCTGCTTAAACGCTTGGTGATCAAAACCAGTGCAACTAATCAGCTGTTTGGCACCATTACTGCCATTCAAAATGGCGCGGTTAATGCCGAAGTATTGGTTGAATTAAAAGGTGGCGAACAGCTTGTGGCTACCCTGACTTTGACTGGGCTTAAACACCTTGAGCTTTGTATCGGTGGCGATGTAGTGCTATTAATTAATGATCCCGAGATTATTGTCATCACCGATTCGGATAGCTACGTTTTGTCAGCGCGAAACTGTCTGCGCGGTACGGTGATTCGTATGCAATATGACGGCGTTGATGCCGAGGTTGTGATTAATCTGCCCAGTGGCGATAGTCTTGTTGCCACCATAACCCAAGCCAGTGCAGAAGCATTAGGTTTGAAGCCGGGTATTTCGGCCTGTACCGTTTTTAAAAGCAATGCCGTGATAATTGGCGCGATATAG